DNA sequence from the Asticcacaulis sp. AND118 genome:
AACTATCAGGCTCGCCTGAAAGTTCTGGCTGGCCTTTTCAGTTATCGGAGACAAAAAACCCCTTCCGTTCGCACGGAAGGGGTTTTTCTTTTTGCTTGGATGTCAGGCCGGATCAGCGAGCCAGCCAGCCGCCGTCAACCGGGATGATCGCGCCATTGACATAGTCCGAAGCCGGAGCGGCGAGGAAGACCGCCGCGCCGCCCAGATCCGACGGCTCACCCCAGCGCGCGGCCGGGATGCGGTCCAGGATCGACTTGTTGCGGTCGGCGTCGGCGCGCAGTTGCGCCGTATTGTCAGTGGCCATATAGCCCGGCGCGATGGCGTTGACGGTCACGCCCTTAGCGGCCCATTCGTTGGCCAGCAAGCGGGTGATGCCGGCAATGCCCGACTTCGACGCCGTGTAGGACGGAACGCGGATGCCGCCCTGGAACGAGAGCATCGAGGCGATGTTGATGATCTTGCCATAGCCCTGAGCGATGAAGTGACGGCCCACGGCCTGAGCCATGAAGAAGGCGCCCTTGATGTTG
Encoded proteins:
- the kduD gene encoding 2-dehydro-3-deoxy-D-gluconate 5-dehydrogenase KduD, producing the protein MSHPFDLTGKVALVTGANTGLGQGIALALAEAGADIAAVGIVPADETGEKVKALGRKFVNIDANLGTLEPIERVVKTAIEELGGLHILVNNAGLIRRADAVDFSEKDWDDVMNVNIKGAFFMAQAVGRHFIAQGYGKIINIASMLSFQGGIRVPSYTASKSGIAGITRLLANEWAAKGVTVNAIAPGYMATDNTAQLRADADRNKSILDRIPAARWGEPSDLGGAAVFLAAPASDYVNGAIIPVDGGWLAR